The Aphis gossypii isolate Hap1 unplaced genomic scaffold, ASM2018417v2 Contig00260_ERROPOS192875, whole genome shotgun sequence DNA window ttatatatatatagatttttaatttcttttttactatgacaacgattttagtttgtatgtctatttgcttgcattattaaaaacaaccttgctataacattttaaataaattatttattttatttaaatggttgccattgactaccaaaaataatttagtttaatatttgctGGACAGATGGCGCCTTTGTAATTTCATCACCTTCTCGTCATATTTCTCAAACCtgataactttttcaaatttttcgtcAGTAAGAACCTTCTCCGCAATGAgctcttcaatttaaaaaaaaaatcaaaacgatCGGTTCAGTAGTTTCCGAGAACATATCACTCAAAGGTTttcattttcacatttatatattagatacgctacatattatactacattacataggttatatacataggtaattataaaatgatatataaaacGCTTAAAACTATATGGAGACCCCTCCTTCAATTTTTTCCCACTTTAAGCCCTAGACTGATGACAAGCATattactatagtctataagtatattttataatattataaaataattactattaaagtaatttattttactagtgGGCATTAGTaccatgtttatttatttattagacaattttggttttaaattataaaatttaattttttttttctaggaaATTTTAGCAAAGCTtggaataaaaaagtatatgagTCAACTGACTGTGAAGATGAAAGagttcaaacaaataaaaaacgcTCACTATCTGTGACCAGTGACAGTGATAGTaaaggtaattaatattttgaatataaactaattttaattcaaatgtattaactagatactatagtatacataattatatggtGTACATATCATActggaatacattttattattaaccataatttactttaaatgtaccaatttattatttgatttaattttttagataatgatggattttttatatctacaataaataaacaaaatgaacCATCTGCAGTTGAATCAGTCTTCACAAATTAAGAGCCTGTACCAATATTTACATATGACGATGGCTATGAAAATTTAAGCTGTAATTCAGATTCAACGCCCATTACAGTTTATCCTGCttcaacttcaaaatctaACCTTGAAATACaagtaatttacaaaaaattgaaaacttttactaatacaacatttttatggtttttaaactaatacataataattaattagttaattaaaatcaaattaaactttatgGATACCTACTAAATGTTAAATCTTAATACATCAAaggaaatatgtttattattgttatgtttagCAGGTACAAAATAGTTATGAAGaactaaatttttcaaatttagcaAATGTTGTGTTATCTGAAAATCATTCGGCTGAACCGTTGCCAAGTACATCTGATGGTaagataaattagtttttaatacattaactgaggtaccacataatattatatcaataatctatataaatattaccaaatatatatccatcataatataaatatatctatatttatttatacattatatagaaagtttaccaaattaatatataggtaataggtatacagtatacttaTGGTGATCATTTTGCAATCAACttattttgttagtttaaaaccattttattatttaaatttataaataatatagttgttttttattagaaggaattcaaactattttaataaaaattcattctGAACTACTTGCTAATCGTATGATGAGTGAACGATTGTGGAATCAGATGAATAGcttgaaaaatgaatttgcCAATATTAAACACCAGATTGCACCGGgtttaaaactttcaaataattcCAATGACACAgaatttttaaaccaatttCCTTTTCATACAGAAGAAAGTGTTTTAGtttgtgaaaaattattacaaacagacaataatatcaaagaaagatttgtatgttatttatacataaaaacaattaatttttatatacaattttgaattcaagacaatttttgtttgttagaAACATTTTCTTCACTCTGTTGGTGGTGTGGTTGCTAAAAGCCATATTCGAAGAAttctaaattaactatttagtaACAAATTCACAATAAATAGTTCATGGACTGGtagagaatttaaaaaaaatatgtccaagtataaaattcaaaatttacaaataattgcaGTGATGAAATGTGTgtgatatatttgatttatataaactatataatttggttttaaaattaataaatatgtttgtaaggtgttataaaaaatgatcacCAGTTATATTCAGAGTTTAGCTTTGAAAATGATGTCCAATCATGGTTTAGAACTGCAAAAACAAGATTCGACAGAGAACGGTAATCTTTTTTAATGAggcgatataaattattagcttattaatttttaaactaggtttatatacataatatttcaactgggactttaatgttttgataaaatgaataataaagaatttttgtgttatgtattaataaggAGATCAAATGACTGATGGTTAAAAACACTTAAGGGAATACTTAAGAATCATAGCTGCATATCttatgtattactattattttttaatttagtgtttttgtttaattaatttttgtactatatatatataatttttttttgttattagaatatccaaaacaatttaagaGAATTAAGAATATTGGATCTATCGTCAATTTAAGAGACGAATTAAAGCTCAAATAGAAGtaagtagtattatattcaattttgagtCTTAATGTCTTGttaactaataacaatttgtttgTAGGCTATATCCaatttatcacaaaaatatacagttataagtacaagtattacaataacaataacaaaaacgaCCGCAACAACACCAGCCAACATTTTAGTAGTGAGTGATTCATCAATTGTTCAATGTTCTTCAACTTTATTTAACGATTCTCATGTACATTCAATTGTTGAAGATCAAACTTCTGAATCTATTAGTATTTCTGATAAACTATGGTCTTGGGCTGTTCAATATAACGTTTCTCATAATTGTTGTAATTCTcttcttaaaataatgaaaaatgaaggTTTAAAAGTTCCTCatgatataaaaacttttatgaaaACCCCCAAGAcccataatgttataaatatagctaatggttcatacatttatttgggaatagaaagtatattattacttattctttaaaaaataatgctaatatttatgtgaattacaatcataaaaaaaaaatcgatttggtcaaaaactggttttgcgtaaaaattgccgtttttccgtcattttttttttgtttttctcgattttttttgaaaactgttggaaaatgttaactttttacctgtataatgcaccaaggatattcacttttacatcggaaaccacccccgaagtttgaaattgaagcattatttcgaatagttatgctgtacacagacacaaaaaaaaaaaataaaaataaaaaaacacacatcattataaaatcaatacattcatcacttcgttcagaatctaaaaatagtttaaaatcaaCTAAATATCCTCTTCAAGAAACTCACAACAGattattagaaaaacaaaagttaGAGTTATCCCATCAATATGAGACTCCTAAAATGTACATCACGTTCAATGAAAtagagcataatattatatagtataatatactccccattttattgtaaaaatgataaactctttgaaaaaataaataaatatatgttattgaaTGATAACTCTTTAGTTgttgttcataaaattattgaaaacaatttaaatcagAACATACATTTACTTGTaagaaagtttttaaattttaaagagttTATTGCAAAACCATTTTCATCCATAAATGtagacatttatataataaatataaatgatctatctaattattaattaattaatatttcagatgttaaatataaattgttctgTATCCAATTGTGTGGCAATACATCAATTGTTGTTACATTGTGCCACAAtgcacaattttaataaattactttatatttaagtatattatacctatatttttatgtttttttaaatatacaatctacagtttttgttatattattcaaaattaaatatattattaaaatgtatacctacttgtttattattcagttaatattggaataattataattttatttgttttagattctgaacgaagtgatgaatgtattgattttacaatgatgtgtgttttttttttttttttttgtgtctgtgtacagcataacaagtcgaaataatgctccaatttcaaacaatgggggtggtttccgatgtaaaagtgaatatccttggtgcattttagaggtaaaaagtaaatatgaaaaccagttttcgaccaaatcgatttttttttatggttgtaattcaaaaactaatcactgaaaatacttgaaattttcaccaaatgttaatgtcagtggtatccgtatatagttaaattttcaaaaaatgttgactttttttgagttatttatagaccactgaaattttcgatttttttgagaatttttttttaaagtgtcgattaaaaatttttggatgaccaaaaagttttaaaaatttaatacaaggatccttatgagttgtttttaatgtagctaaaaaaaattaaaaatcgttagtcacaatttttttttataagcgtttttagttcaaatttttacgaaatctgtctaaaacgcgaaaatttgcaagtaattttgaagttgaaaaatcataaaatttttttcttttataactaagttttgaaaatttggtacaaggttctccatacatttttcttcaaatatctgtaaaaaaaactctaccggattcagacaaaaaattttaattagtgtttgaaatttaaatttttacaaaaccgcgttaaataacagtttagcctcaaacgatttttgatatttgttattattcaaaaagtataagtcgtagatacttgaaaattttaccagttattaagattcgcattttctttacgtgatttaatttcaaaatattttgacttttttgagctatttatagacaactgaaattttcaatttttctgaaaattgtttttttatgtgtcgataaaatctttttggcccatcaaaacatttgaaaattttatacaaagttccacatatgttattcttatagtaaataaaaaattataagaatacataggcacaattttttttttattagcatttgaagttcaattattgacaaaaattcgtcaaaatcatgaatatttgcaaattattttatagttaaaaattcataaaattgtttgtatttatatctaacgttaaaaaattcaacacttagttttctataagttttgcttcaaaaagctataaagaaaatttgaagcgtcattataggaaaaatgttttgagcgtttgagttttaaatttttatgaaatcgcgtaacgattacgatttatcctcaaacaagtcaaacgaatttaaatacttgttatacttcaaaaattataagtcgtagatacttgaaaatttcaccactTATTTAGGTcggaaattgaaaaattaaaaatgtgtacaatgattattttaccACAGTTTATATATATCGATGGTGACAAGCAAAAGGGTCTAAGCGACATTTTGGGTCTAAGCGACACGATCTTTTCTATTGgatggaaaaatatatattacattcattGCGCTTGCGCAAAAACAGCTGCGAccattatttagataataattcgAATTTTAAGTTTGTGGTCTAAGCaacacttttatattatgtcttatcTAAAAAAGGGTCTAAACGACAATAATAGGGAACAAACGACATTAGCATAATTTTTTAGGGAACAAGCGACGTTTATTAGTGTCGTGCTCGTACCCAAATTTTTCGtacgtattatagtatttctaAACATTATTCTGATAGGAATGATAAGATTTTAGTTCAACCGACAtcgaattacaataaaatatctcaACCAAATTGGacaaacaacattttattgtagcAGCTAGGTaagtttttaatctttataagacaattatttatcttattgcaactcatcattaaaattgtatctaattaaattaaatttcttaaatataattaatttattaaataatataatttgtcacTATGGACGTGTTACCCAACCATGTACAATGGATGACCTTAAATGGCGtggttgtaaaatataagGAATAGCTTTAGATAGCCAAATGGTAGATATCAGTCTACTCAGGCCAAATCCCAATCAaacaagttttttattttatttttgcacagTTTTTTTGCCGTGGTCTACTGACAGTCGACAAATAATCAGGCATCTTTATGGATTTATAATTCACCCGGTTATCACAgaaatactgtatttttttttcgattaagtaaaatgttttctttttaatggtatatataattagattttattttcgtttattgttatataggtaaatggttattttttccagaaaaaaaatgtcgatAACGATGACTATtagtgtatagtataatatactttataatataaatactaatatatttttagtactttaattattatttatatattattataataattatctataaagttttttatttagacaaacttatttttcttatttataatgaaatcaatgcaacgattttatattatcatgatttaattatttattactatagctataaatttattattttatactattattattattattgatattatcaagaaaaaaacaacGGGGACCGAATAGTGATGTTCCATTGGAAATGTTCCCGGTAAAAGTTCCTGGAAAAGTTATTTTCCCGGGAATTTTCTTTCAGATTACTTTTCCAACTTTCctcaatattacaattattatttttatgtgtggtatatcaaattgttttattttgaaagactgaatgcaatattttggtgtaataataatatctcgtTATTAAATCGTTATCAACTGGGAAAATACAACCTTATCGCGCACAACAACCAGCGTATATGGTATTTCAGtatatgtttcataatataaaatatcacaatgTGCCTGTTGGCTGTTATTACTTGTGACTTGTTAGTTGTTTATCGAATGTCTTATGCAGTCGTGCAGTGTcgttactataaaaattagtgacatatacttaaaacttaaaattataattacggtgtttttaactgttttaaaatgacaaaaaaatctaaatttgtaaataaatattttaatgaattgacCAAAAAGTCCAAAACTGCGTGGTACTGTAAATTTTGTGatcttaaatatacaataaaaaatgcaacaaaaatgaaaatacacttaataaaAGCATGTAAAAATACACCACTTCAAGTGAAAGAAGAATTAAGTGACAAAAAGGTGCCGGTATTAACTGcagaaacaaatattattcaaagagGTAACTTTTGCTcggttttaagtttttactttaattctttaaaactatttaaatataacaatgaaaaatgtttaattttaattggtatAGATCTTTATCAACCATCTACTTCCCAAAGTTTATCATTTGTACGTGAAAGTACGCCATTGTCACAATCACAAAACGATTCAATGCCCGCAGATTTATCCATGTATGTTCCGGATCAAACAATAATTcgacaaattgaaaaaaaaaagtcgaagTAAAATCGAACATTTctcaatttattgataaaattgattttgcaCAAAAGGTAagtttatgcatttataataaataattagataaatatatactaaagttatatacgttataattaGGGTTCGGGACTTATTGCAAggtaaggttaggttatatatatatattgtttaatacacGTAATGTTCGTTATTTTCGGgatctttaaaattatgagaTCTACGAGAATAAAGATGCTTAAAagtcaaaaaaatgttgatctttaaaataaatttgcttAACATAAAACGTTAAACTGCGTAAATATGCTAtagataacaattatattgccAAAATTGGTCAAATATGCATTTTGCCTATAAAACggcaaaatatgcaaaaatatgcaattaatatttttgtgtttcaaTCCGTtatgtcttaaaataaatttgtatcttACTTAGATTATTCTGCAGtcattattaaagaatatgCAAATACAACAAGTCCCGAAACCtagttataattgtttttcaagtTTCTTCAAAATTGGTAAATTCTAATactagacaaaatattatctctTTAGGAAAAAATTGATACTCTATTAGCCAGAGCTATTTTTACAAGCGGAATACCACTATCTATTGTTGAACATAAATCTTGGAAACAATTATTCTATACTATTCGACCATCTTACAAATTGCCAAACCGAAAAACTTTATCGACAACTTTGTTAGAAAaggaatttttattacaaaaatttaaagtagaaaataaaatagccgAGTCAAAATGTTTGAGTATCCAATGTGATGGTTGGTCTAATTTAAGACAAGAAGggattataaattttgttattactacTCCAGAGCCTTTTTTCGTGGACTTTATTGATACTGATGGGAAAAGGCACACTGCTGAGTATTTAGCTAGCCAAATAattacagtaataaataaatataatcctaAAAAGTTTGTAGCTTTCATTAGTGACAATGCTAGTAATATTGTTAAGGCTGCTgaaatagttcaaaataaatttgaacataTGTTAATGTTAACATGCGTTTGTcacactttaaatttattagttaaagacatatttaaatgtgatCAATTACAAACATTTGATACAAAAGTCgtctcaataataaaaacaataaaatatagccaGAGACTTTCACACAAAATTCGGAAAATttcaaaggaaaaaaatataaatgtatttgttcaATTGCCAGTGAAAACTCGATGGCAGAGTCACTTGATttgctataaaaatttatttaaactaaaacaagtattaaaattggTAGCAATTGATGAAGATGTAGCGATATTATTTAAGGATcacatttatactattttactggaatctttttggaaaaatgttGATTCAATGATACAACTAATAGAACCTATCGTCAATGCAATTACTCTTCTTGAAGGCGACAAACCCATTATTCATAAAGTTTATCCAacggttaaaaatttaaagttacgATTAATCGAAGTTGTTGAAGAGATAGATTTAGAAgatttaaacgataaaaaaacccttttaggtaatatatctaacagattaaaaaacatagttaAACCCGTTCATATTACAGCACATCTTTTAAATCCAGAAACACTTGGTAATGACTTAACTAATGAAGAACATATTGATGTTTctgaatttattaacaattttgggATGAACAGTTATGATTTGAATGATGAAGATTGTCTTACtgagattatatattataaaaataaagaaggaTTATACTCAAAAACTTTTCTATGGAAAACAGTTTCTAAGTTGGAACCTTTAATATGGTGGAAAAGTTTTAACTCAAGGTTGTCCAAGCTagctcaaaaaatattatcaataccaGTTTCTTCGGCTGCAACTGAGAGATCGTTTAGTTCTTTTGCAAATATACATTCTAAAAAACGAAATCGTTTGTTAACTGAGCGTGCTGCGAAATTAACGTATATTTCACACAATTCGAAAACACTTGatcgaaataaaaatgacgAAGATGATAATGATTCGGAAATAGAAGATTTTACACAAAATGAAACAACCCCATTTATTCTTCAACATGGAAATTCATCGCATCATCGTGAAAAAAGTTTCAACTTGAATTTTACTCAAGAAGAGAGTGATTTGGACTTTGAAAGCTCTGAAACAGAAATTGAGCAATTTTCTCTCCATGACACTGACACAAGTTTGGGATTTAGTTGCACTGACCACGATAGTGACcaagattattaaaaagagtttaaaaatactgtattgaaatatttggtataaattatattacatta harbors:
- the LOC126553558 gene encoding uncharacterized protein LOC126553558; this translates as MKIHLIKACKNTPLQVKEELSDKKVPVLTAETNIIQRDLYQPSTSQSLSFVRESTPLSQSQNDSMPADLSMYVPDQTIIRQIEKKKSKVRDLLQGKEKIDTLLARAIFTSGIPLSIVEHKSWKQLFYTIRPSYKLPNRKTLSTTLLEKEFLLQKFKVENKIAESKCLSIQCDGWSNLRQEGIINFVITTPEPFFVDFIDTDGKRHTAEYLASQIITVINKYNPKKFVAFISDNASNIVKAAEIVQNKFEHMLMLTCVCHTLNLLVKDIFKCDQLQTFDTKVVSIIKTIKYSQRLSHKIRKISKEKNINVFVQLPVKTRWQSHLICYKNLFKLKQVLKLVAIDEDVAILFKDHIYTILLESFWKNVDSMIQLIEPIVNAITLLEGDKPIIHKVYPTVKNLKLKNIVKPVHITAHLLNPETLGNDLTNEEHIDVSEFINNFGMNSYDLNDEDCLTEIIYYKNKEGLYSKTFLWKTVSKLEPLIWWKSFNSRLSKLAQKILSIPVSSAATERSFSSFANIHSKKRNRLLTERAAKLTYISHNSKTLDRNKNDEDDNDSEIEDFTQNETTPFILQHGNSSHHREKSFNLNFTQEESDLDFESSETEIEQFSLHDTDTSLGFSCTDHDSDQDY